One window of Pyrus communis chromosome 12, drPyrComm1.1, whole genome shotgun sequence genomic DNA carries:
- the LOC137711152 gene encoding uncharacterized protein, producing the protein MGCASSKRIEAAAVDYKPAPASYAVFDINTVQEPWLVFDSTTSQEQEQQQQQQSHEKPAHMPAQILDKLNSFENEAGVAAPHTWDEVSKALEDLKPNIRPKPKSEPDIQPEQSPSPAQNEPASRKPRKSASFHTLEELDARHTGKPTPLKKSESMRSAWKKPVPAEPARFESRADTAAAESTTTVIKSVRDNMFIMRDRMEREKEGKLAAYDRMMKTRRDPLSEYPEKCPPGGAESVVVYTTSLRGVRRTFEDCSKVKGIMEGHRIVYDERDVALHGEFLGELKGLLGGESSGSDGNNVSVPRVFVKGRYIGGVDEMVELNESGVFGRMVKLARVERGVGWKVCEGCGGARFVPCMECGGSCKVVVGDKRERCPKCNENGLVHCVACWSS; encoded by the coding sequence ATGGGCTGTGCCTCCTCGAAACGAATAGAGGCAGCAGCCGTGGATTACAAGCCGGCACCAGCGAGCTACGCCGTCTTTGATATCAACACCGTCCAAGAGCCCTGGCTCGTATTCGACAGTACAACGTCGCAGGAGcaggagcagcagcagcagcagcaaagcCACGAAAAGCCCGCGCACATGCCCGCCCAAATCCTCGACAAGCTCAACTCATTCGAAAACGAAGCGGGGGTAGCCGCCCCTCACACATGGGACGAAGTCAGCAAGGCCTTAGAGGACCTGAAGCCCAATATCAGGCCCAAACCCAAGTCCGAGCCCGATATCCAGCCCGAACAGAGCCCATCACCAGCCCAGAACGAACCGGCTAGTAGGAAGCCGCGCAAGAGCGCGTCCTTCCACACGCTCGAAGAGCTCGACGCGAGACACACGGGGAAGCCGACTCCGTTGAAAAAGAGTGAGTCGATGCGGTCCGCGTGGAAGAAACCCGTCCCCGCTGAGCCGGCCCGGTTCGAGTCACGAGCTGACACGGCGGCGGCTGAGTCGACGACGACAGTCATAAAGTCGGTGAGGGATAATATGTTTATAATGAGGGACAggatggagagagagaaagagggaaagcTGGCGGCTTACGATAGGATGATGAAGACCAGGCGGGACCCCCTGAGCGAGTACCCGGAGAAGTGTCCGCCGGGCGGGGCGGAATCTGTGGTGGTATACACGACGTCGTTGAGGGGCGTGCGGCGGACGTTCGAGGACTGTAGTAAGGTGAAGGGGATTATGGAGGGGCACAGGATCGTGTACGACGAGCGTGACGTGGCACTGCACGGGGAGTTTTTAGGTGAGCTGAAGGGATTGCTGGGTGGGGAGAGTAGTGGCAGTGATGGTAATAACGTGAGCGTACCGAGGGTTTTTGTAAAGGGGAGGTATATTGGGGGAGTGGATGAGATGGTGGAGCTTAATGAGTCGGGCGTATTTGGCAGGATGGTGAAGCTGGCACGTGTGGAGAGAGGGGTGGGGTGGAAAGTGTGCGAGGGGTGTGGTGGGGCCAGGTTTGTGCCGTGTATGGAGTGCGGAGGGAGTTGTAAAGTGGTGGTTGGGGATAAGAGGGAGAGGTGCCCCAAGTGTAACGAGAATGGACTAGTGCACTGCGTGGCTTGTTGGTCATCGTAA
- the LOC137710868 gene encoding B2 protein, whose translation MENNNQSFWQFSDQLRVQGSNFANLNINDSIWSNSYSKRPDERRNFDIKVGGEVSPIVNLTPKGSEFNGFNDSWVDNLKPKAAFSDANGSSNDGWNSFKPKASELNNGFNDSRWNSFKPKASDFNNGFNDGWKLGGAAVSQNTTVGLNGGFNKGIYSKPAIHNNAMNLKPYKNKAHEDDQMHGGKIGKKNNNNSNPGKKKSGSGGDDNNKDGKSSVDKRFKTLPPAESLPRNETIGGYIFVCNNDTMQENLKRQLFGLPPRYRDSVRAITPGLPLFLYNYSTHQLHGIFEAASFGGTNFDPSAWEDKKCPGESRFPAQVRVFTRKVCEPLEEDSFRPILHHYDGPKFRLELSVPEALSLLDIFADQNP comes from the exons ATGGAGAACAACAACCAGTCGTTTTGGCAGTTCAGCGACCAGCTTCGAGTTCAAGGTTCCAACTTCGCAAATCTGAACATCAACGATTCGATTTGGAGCAATTCGTACAGCAAGAGGCCCGATGAGAGGAGGAATTTCGATATAAAGGTCGGTGGCGAAGTGAGTCCGATCGTTAATTTGACCCCGAAAGGGTCCGAATTCAACGGGTTCAACGACTCGTGGGTCGATAATCTGAAGCCGAAAGCGGCGTTTTCCGACGCGAACGGCAGTTCCAACGACGGCTGGAACAGCTTCAAGCCGAAAGCTTCCGAATTGAACAATGGATTCAACGACAGCAGGTGGAACAGCTTCAAGCCAAAAGCTTCGGACTTCAACAACGGTTTTAACGACGGGTGGAAACTCGGCGGCGCCGCCGTGTCGCAGAATACCACCGTTGGTCTCAATGGCGGTTTCAACAAGGGGATTTACTCCAAGCCTGCAATTCACAACAATGCTATGAACTTGAAGCCTTACAAGAACAAGGCTCACGAGGATGATCAGATGCATGGCGGGAAAATTGGGAAGAAGAACAACAATAACAGCAATCCCGGTAAAAAGAAATCCGGCAGCGGCGGCGATGATAATAACAAGGATGGAAAGAGTAGCGTGGATAAGAGGTTTAAGACGCTTCCGCCGGCCGAGTCTCTGCCGAGAAATGAAACCATTGGTGGATATATCTTTGTCTGCAACAATGATACCATGCAAGAGAATCTCAAGAGGCAGCTTTTCG GTTTGCCTCCACGTTATCGTGATTCCGTGAGGGCGATAACTCCGGGGTTGCCCCTTTTCCTCTACAACTACTCCACCCATCAACTCCATGGAATTTTTGAG GCTGCAAGTTTTGGAGGTACCAACTTTGATCCATCGGCCTGGGAGGACAAGAAGTGTCCCGGCGAGTCACGTTTCCCGGCTCAGGTTCGAGTTTTTACTCGGAAAGTCTGTGAGCCACTTGAAGAGGACTCATTCAGGCCAATTCTGCACCACTACGATGGTCCTAAATTCCGACTTGAGCTTAGCGTACCTGAG GCACTGTCTCTGTTAGATATATTTGCAGACCAAAACCCTTGA